One genomic window of Magnolia sinica isolate HGM2019 chromosome 3, MsV1, whole genome shotgun sequence includes the following:
- the LOC131240845 gene encoding nuclear intron maturase 1, mitochondrial, producing MPLSKPLPFLSNTLHSLFRPITFLSSFLTPLPNSPKHPQRERQQHPQQQKQQQQQQDPYSLIKEDPIQVCSNLWLRTFSNPNTQFSNLTGFLKKFDLWILAYQRSCAHHTGSFPPKNAIQIHVLRNLLSLQSAVLDGRFLWNTKAHLYIRSPSEHPISRLLSKRKLKAMLESDDTPFQDLVVQEVLLLILEPIFEARFSPKSHAFRPGRNAHTVIRTIRSNFAGYLWFLKGDLSDIFENVHTDVLMGCLEKGVTDKKVLGLIKLAIRAPARSRPLDDENADVNGFNKRKKKKKKKKGGRKKILNENEPKPDPYWLRTFFNFAPEEAARVPCYGHCGILSPLIANVCLNELDAMMDDKIVKFFRPSKLDSIWKESITDGCHNPSWPEFVPSSGREKTRKMDYIRYGAHILIGIRGPREDAVEVRKDLIEFCESRYGLRLDNSKVQIEHICRGIQFLDHIICRRVIRPTLRYTATGGTIVSERGVGTLLSVTASLQQCIRHFRRLDFVKGDRDPEPLPCTPMLYAGQAHTNAQMNKLLETMADWYRYADNRKKVVGFCAYVIRSSLAKLYAARYRLKSRAKVYKIASRDLSHPLRESSRNNAPEYSDLLRMGLVDVIDGVQFSHMSSIPSCDYTPFPRNWSPDHERVLREYIRIQDPKFFCELHKSVKREGLSLPQDDISKIVWDYKVHGVRGDRPRGNVNQLGSFGKSDNDIGNSDIGQVF from the coding sequence ATGCCTCTTTCCAAACCCCTTCCCTTTCTCTCCAACACCCTCCATTCCCTCTTCAGACCCATcacctttctctcctcctttctcacTCCTCTCCCAAATTCCCCAAAACACCCACAACGAGAACGACAACAACACCCACAACaacagaagcagcagcagcaacaacaagacCCCTACTCTCTGATTAAAGAAGACCCCATCCAGGTATGCTCCAACCTCTGGCTTCGAACCTTTTCCAACCCCAACACCCAATTCTCAAACCTCACTGGATTCCTCAAGAAATTCGACCTCTGGATCCTCGCCTACCAGCGCTCCTGCGCTCACCACACCGGTTCCTTCCCCCCCAAGAACGCCATCCAAATCCACGTCCTCCGCAACCTCCTTTCCCTCCAATCTGCTGTCCTCGACGGCCGATTCCTCTGGAACACAAAGGCTCACCTCTACATCCGCTCCCCCAGTGAACACCCCATCAGCCGATTGCTCTCCAAACGCAAGCTCAAAGCAATGCTAGAATCCGACGACACCCCTTTCCAGGACCTCGTCGTTCAAGAGGTCTTGCTATTGATTCTGGAGCCCATTTTTGAGGCTCGCTTCTCACCCAAGTCCCATGCATTCCGCCCCGGTCGGAACGCACATACTGTTATCCGGACCATTCGGAGTAATTTCGCTGGGTACCTTTGGTTCTTGAAGGGGGACTTGAGTGACATTTTCGAGAATGTCCATACGGATGTTTTGATGGGTTGTTTGGAGAAGGGTGTTACGGATAAGAAGGTCTTGGGTCTGATCAAATTGGCCATTAGAGCTCCAGCTAGATCACGACCGTTGGATGATGAAAATGCTGATGTTAATGGATTcaataaaaggaagaagaagaagaaaaagaagaaaggtgGTAGGAAGAAAATATTGAATGAGAACGAACCAAAACCCGACCCGTATTGGTTACGTACTTTCTTTAACTTCGCGCCTGAAGAAGCCGCAAGGGTCCCTTGCTACGGTCACTGCGGGATTCTTAGTCCTTTGATTGCCAATGTATGTCTTAATGAGTTGGATGCTATGATGGATGATAAGATTGTGAAGTTCTTTCGCCCGTCTAAGCTTGACTCTATATGGAAAGAGTCGATTACAGATGGCTGCCATAATCCCTCTTGGCCAGAGTTTGTTCCATCAAGCGGGAGAGAGAAGACGAGGAAAATGGACTATATCCGGTATGGGGCCCATATCTTGATCGGAATACGTGGGCCCAGAGAGGATGCTGTTGAAGTTAGGAAGGATTTGATCGAATTTTGCGAAAGCAGATATGGGTTACGATTGGACAATTCAAAGGTACAGATTGAGCACATCTGTAGGGGCATTCAATTCTTGGATCATATAATATGTCGGAGGGTGATACGTCCCACCTTGCGTTATACAGCCACAGGTGGGACAATCGTGAGTGAGAGAGGTGTTGGGACACTGCTTTCAGTCACTGCTAGCTTACAGCAGTGTATTCGGCATTTCAGGAGGCTCGATTTTGTCAAAGGTGATAGAGACCCTGAGCCGCTGCCTTGCACTCCAATGCTCTATGCGGGCCAGGCTCACACCAATGCTCAGATGAACAAGCTTCTTGAGACAATGGCAGATTGGTATAGATATGCGGATAACCGCAAGAAAGTGGTTGGGTTTTGTGCTTATGTGATACGGAGCTCTCTGGCCAAGCTCTATGCTGCAAGATACAGGCTGAAGTCCCGTGCGAAGGTATACAAGATTGCATCCCgtgatctcagccatccattacGAGAGAGCAGTAGAAATAACGCCCCGGAGTACTCAGATCTTTTAAGAATGGGACTTGTTGATGTCATCGATGGTGTCCAGTTCTCtcacatgtcatcaattccttcTTGTGATTATACACCATTCCCTAGAAACTGGTCACCCGATCATGAACGAGTATTGCGTGAATATATTAGGATTCAGGACCCAAAATTTTTTTGTGAACTGCATAAGTCAGTGAAACGGGAGGGATTGAGTTTGCCTCAGGACGACATATCAAAGA